Proteins co-encoded in one Mycobacterium mantenii genomic window:
- a CDS encoding serine/threonine-protein kinase, translating to MDTRVLLAGRYEVRGRLGSGGMAEVRDGWDTRLRRPIAIKLLHPAVCAQSGMRNRFDAEAHAAAALNHPNIVAVYDTGEQDGRPFIVMERLPGKTLAQEMARGPLSQARVRALLDNVLAALSAAHRAAILHRDIKPGNILISAGGESLKVADFGIAKLPEATNTLTGQILGTIAYLSPERIAGAPACVADDLYAVGVVGYEALAGHRPFPQENVAALAGAILHGRPPPLAGLRPDVDPRLIMVIERAMAYDQGQRFGSADEMRAAMHGRRDVVAGVQVAPPVHPATKPLTVPVPGSPTNTFVPALVPPTSRRRKLLGVLAVLAVLILVPLALALDASSSHAPVEPATTSTPSPAPVSNAPPPPPPPAQQPPAPPGHGPGKGHGKGNGAGRGD from the coding sequence ATGGACACCCGGGTGTTGCTCGCCGGCCGCTATGAGGTGCGCGGCAGGCTGGGTAGTGGCGGCATGGCCGAGGTTCGCGACGGGTGGGACACCCGACTTCGCCGGCCGATCGCAATCAAGCTGCTACACCCGGCAGTGTGCGCCCAAAGCGGCATGCGGAATCGTTTTGACGCCGAAGCGCACGCTGCAGCCGCACTCAACCATCCGAATATCGTCGCGGTCTACGACACGGGTGAGCAGGACGGCAGGCCGTTCATCGTGATGGAACGGTTGCCTGGGAAAACCCTGGCTCAGGAGATGGCCCGTGGCCCACTGTCGCAAGCGCGGGTGCGGGCGCTGCTCGACAATGTCCTCGCCGCGCTGAGCGCGGCGCATCGCGCCGCCATCCTGCATCGCGACATCAAACCAGGAAACATCCTGATTTCCGCGGGGGGCGAGAGCCTCAAGGTTGCGGACTTCGGGATTGCCAAGCTTCCGGAGGCGACCAACACGCTGACCGGTCAGATCCTCGGCACCATTGCTTATCTGAGCCCCGAGCGGATCGCCGGTGCGCCTGCTTGTGTAGCCGATGACCTCTATGCGGTCGGCGTCGTGGGTTATGAAGCGCTCGCCGGGCACCGCCCGTTCCCGCAGGAGAACGTGGCCGCGCTCGCCGGCGCCATTCTGCACGGGCGGCCGCCGCCACTCGCCGGGCTGAGGCCCGACGTCGATCCCCGGCTGATCATGGTCATCGAACGGGCGATGGCGTACGACCAAGGGCAGCGGTTTGGCAGCGCCGACGAGATGCGCGCCGCGATGCACGGCCGACGTGACGTGGTCGCAGGCGTGCAAGTCGCCCCGCCGGTGCACCCGGCGACAAAGCCGCTTACGGTGCCGGTGCCCGGCTCGCCCACAAACACTTTCGTCCCGGCACTGGTCCCACCGACGAGCCGCAGGCGAAAGTTGCTGGGCGTTTTGGCGGTCTTGGCGGTACTGATTCTCGTCCCGTTGGCACTCGCGCTTGATGCGTCGTCCTCCCACGCACCCGTTGAGCCGGCGACCACCAGCACGCCGTCGCCGGCTCCGGTCAGTAATGCCCCACCGCCGCCACCCCCGCCAGCACAACAGCCTCCGGCCCCACCAGGGCACGGTCCAGGTAAGGGACACGGCAAGGGCAACGGCGCTGGTCGGGGAGACTAA
- a CDS encoding dienelactone hydrolase family protein has product MNPPSADAIRAETITITGHGGDEIEAYQAVPLAQGSRGGVVWIHHMPGYDRETKEFVRRIAVSGYNAVAPNLYSREAPGAAPDDAAAAARAAGGVPDERLVGDVAGAVEHLRKLAGANGKFGVIGHCSGGRHAYLAACSLPFDAAVDCYGAFIVEDPPEGMPKSMKPILDLASNLSCPLLGLFGLDDRFPAPPAVATLDAELTKLNKPHEFHSYEGAGHSFFSVDRPAYRPEAAVDGWQRIDEFFTTYLKG; this is encoded by the coding sequence ATGAACCCACCCAGCGCCGACGCCATACGCGCGGAAACCATCACCATCACCGGCCACGGCGGCGACGAGATCGAGGCCTACCAGGCCGTGCCGCTCGCGCAGGGCTCGCGGGGCGGCGTCGTGTGGATCCACCACATGCCCGGATACGACCGGGAGACCAAGGAATTCGTCCGCCGGATCGCCGTCAGCGGCTACAACGCCGTGGCGCCCAACCTGTACTCGCGGGAAGCCCCGGGTGCGGCGCCCGACGACGCGGCCGCCGCGGCGCGGGCCGCCGGCGGGGTGCCCGACGAGCGATTGGTCGGTGACGTCGCGGGCGCGGTGGAGCACCTGCGTAAGTTGGCCGGCGCCAACGGCAAATTCGGCGTCATCGGTCACTGCTCGGGCGGACGGCACGCCTACCTCGCGGCCTGCTCGCTGCCGTTCGACGCGGCGGTGGACTGCTACGGCGCCTTCATCGTCGAGGACCCGCCCGAGGGCATGCCCAAGTCCATGAAGCCGATTCTGGACCTGGCATCCAACCTGAGCTGCCCGCTGTTGGGCCTGTTCGGTCTCGACGACCGGTTTCCGGCGCCCCCCGCGGTGGCCACCCTGGACGCCGAGCTCACCAAGCTGAACAAGCCGCACGAGTTCCACTCCTACGAGGGCGCGGGCCATTCGTTCTTCTCCGTCGACCGCCCGGCGTACCGGCCGGAGGCCGCGGTGGACGGCTGGCAGCGCATCGACGAGTTCTTCACCACCTACCTGAAAGGCTAG
- a CDS encoding DUF6295 family protein yields MCTYLTEHVDIDGSGKGATGWFGANRATVYVDHPVHAPYGHTVNIDVINPQLGPSARVALELTEESALALADAIRRAIGHAPAGLASRHQ; encoded by the coding sequence ATGTGCACCTATCTCACCGAACACGTCGATATCGACGGCAGCGGCAAGGGCGCGACGGGATGGTTCGGCGCCAACCGCGCGACGGTGTACGTCGACCATCCCGTCCATGCCCCCTACGGCCACACGGTCAACATCGACGTGATCAACCCGCAGCTCGGCCCGTCGGCACGGGTGGCTCTGGAATTGACCGAAGAAAGCGCGCTCGCGCTCGCCGACGCCATCCGCAGGGCGATCGGTCACGCACCGGCCGGACTGGCCTCCAGACACCAGTAA
- a CDS encoding DUF427 domain-containing protein, which produces MTAETDYPQMAAARGRIEPAPRRIRGYLGDALVFDTTAARYVWEVPYYPQYYIPLADVRSESLHDENHAQKVQFGPSRLHSLVGAGQTHVSAARVFDTHGGGPLAGTVRFEWNALRWFEEDEPIYGHPRNPYSRVDALRSHRHIRVEIDGIALADTVCPVLLFETGLPTRYYIDPTDVAFEHLEPSATQTLCPYKGITSGYWSVRVGDTVHQDLAWTYHYPLPAVGQIAGLIAFYNEKLDIIVDGVGLARPQTHFS; this is translated from the coding sequence ATGACCGCCGAAACCGACTACCCTCAGATGGCCGCCGCGCGCGGCAGGATCGAGCCCGCCCCACGGCGGATCCGTGGTTATCTCGGCGATGCACTGGTCTTCGACACCACCGCCGCCCGGTACGTGTGGGAAGTCCCCTACTACCCCCAGTACTACATCCCGCTGGCCGACGTTCGTTCCGAGTCCCTGCACGACGAAAACCACGCCCAGAAGGTGCAATTCGGCCCGTCGCGGCTGCACTCCCTGGTGGGTGCCGGTCAGACGCATGTGTCGGCCGCGCGGGTATTCGACACCCACGGTGGCGGACCGTTGGCCGGGACGGTCAGGTTCGAGTGGAATGCGTTGCGCTGGTTCGAAGAAGACGAGCCGATCTACGGTCACCCGCGCAACCCGTATTCGCGCGTCGACGCCCTGCGCTCGCACCGGCACATCAGGGTTGAAATCGATGGAATTGCTTTGGCCGACACCGTTTGTCCCGTGCTGCTGTTTGAAACAGGTTTGCCGACAAGGTATTACATCGATCCGACCGATGTCGCGTTCGAACACCTGGAACCCAGCGCGACGCAGACGTTGTGTCCATACAAGGGAATAACGTCGGGCTATTGGTCGGTGCGCGTCGGTGACACCGTCCACCAGGACTTGGCGTGGACCTACCACTATCCACTTCCGGCGGTCGGCCAGATCGCCGGTCTGATCGCGTTCTACAACGAGAAACTCGACATCATCGTCGACGGGGTCGGGTTGGCGCGGCCACAGACGCATTTCAGCTAG
- a CDS encoding WD40 repeat domain-containing protein encodes MNDVTGPTAAHDDRDGEVFELDATSVTRVPLHNGPISDIDISPDGRRLVVTNYGRNAVSVIDANACRVSSTVTGLAEPFAIAMSSADANYAYVSTATPGYDAIEVIDVVTNWRIATHRLANSVSDLTVSPDGKYVYASRNAARGADVTVLDTTTGELEVIDLATAPGVTTACVRISADGRRLYVGMNAPTGGSLAVIETRTRSDDRRVGGRSRIVGVVDIGLPVRDVAPSHDGGTVYVASCDPVAGAVFDVVDTRATKIVVTHKIPEITGPLTRMTLSRDGERAYLVSDDRITVLSTDTQDVVGEVVVSRHPSCVVESPDGTHLYIADYSGVVTAARIASTAPPQTPVGATDRDLSVAGWLPELPEWELALA; translated from the coding sequence GTGAACGATGTGACGGGCCCTACGGCCGCGCACGACGATCGAGACGGCGAAGTCTTCGAGCTTGACGCCACCTCGGTGACTCGAGTCCCGTTGCACAACGGTCCGATCAGCGACATCGACATCAGCCCCGACGGGCGCCGGCTGGTGGTTACGAACTACGGCCGCAACGCGGTCTCGGTCATCGACGCCAACGCGTGCCGCGTCTCGAGCACCGTCACCGGGCTGGCCGAACCCTTCGCGATCGCCATGAGCAGTGCGGACGCCAATTATGCCTACGTCAGCACCGCGACCCCCGGCTACGACGCCATCGAAGTCATCGACGTCGTCACGAACTGGCGTATCGCCACACATCGGCTCGCGAACAGCGTGAGCGACCTGACGGTGAGCCCGGACGGGAAATACGTTTACGCCAGCCGAAACGCGGCTCGCGGGGCCGATGTGACGGTCCTGGACACCACCACCGGTGAACTCGAGGTCATCGACCTGGCGACCGCGCCGGGTGTCACCACCGCATGCGTGCGGATCAGCGCCGACGGGCGTCGTCTGTACGTCGGCATGAACGCGCCGACCGGCGGCAGCCTCGCCGTGATCGAGACCCGGACGCGGTCCGACGATCGTCGTGTCGGCGGCCGGTCGCGCATCGTCGGTGTCGTCGACATCGGCCTGCCCGTCCGCGATGTGGCGCCGAGCCACGACGGCGGCACGGTGTACGTGGCGAGCTGCGATCCGGTCGCGGGGGCAGTGTTCGACGTGGTCGACACCCGAGCCACCAAGATCGTCGTCACGCACAAGATTCCCGAGATCACCGGTCCGCTCACCCGGATGACGCTCAGCCGTGACGGCGAACGGGCCTACCTGGTCAGCGACGACCGCATCACGGTGCTGAGCACCGACACGCAGGATGTCGTCGGCGAGGTCGTGGTCTCCAGGCACCCGTCCTGCGTGGTGGAAAGCCCCGACGGCACCCACCTCTACATCGCCGACTACTCCGGCGTGGTCACCGCGGCGCGGATCGCCTCGACCGCACCACCGCAGACCCCCGTCGGCGCCACCGACCGGGACCTGTCGGTGGCCGGCTGGCTGCCCGAGCTCCCGGAGTGGGAGCTGGCCCTGGCCTAG
- a CDS encoding long-chain fatty acid--CoA ligase, translating to MDGTMQDFPLTITAIMRHGCTVHGERTVTTATGDGYRRTTYRELGQQAAQLANGLRGLGVTGDQRVGTFMWNNAEHLVAYLALPSMGAVLHTLNIRLFPEQIAFVANEAEDQVVLVDASLVKLLAPVLPDLETVHTVIVVGDDEDARVLHESGKTVLRYADVLEGESTKFDWPHIDENSAAAMCYTSGTTGNPKGVVYSHRSSFLHTMGACTTNGIGVGATDGVLPIVPMFHANAWGLPYAALMAGADLVLPDCHLDPESLVRLVEDLRPTVTGAVPTIWNGVLHYLEEDPDHDMSSLRLVVCGGSAVPVSLMRTFEEKHGVQIRQLWGMTETSPLATMAWPPPGTPEDQHWAFRGTQGQPVCGVEMRIVDDDGQVLPNDGNAVGEVEVRGPWIAGSYYLGRDESKFDSGWLRTGDVGRIDERGFVTLTDRAKDVIKSGGEWISSVELENFLIGHPEVLEAAVVGVPDERWEERPLAVIVPKHSSVSAEDLRKFLADKVVRWWLPERWTFVDEIPRTSVGKYDKKAIRARYAEHGYWVVEARD from the coding sequence ATGGACGGCACGATGCAGGACTTTCCATTGACGATCACCGCGATCATGCGGCACGGCTGCACCGTGCACGGTGAACGCACCGTCACGACCGCCACCGGGGATGGCTACCGGCGCACGACCTATCGGGAACTGGGACAGCAGGCCGCGCAACTGGCCAACGGGCTGCGCGGGCTCGGCGTCACCGGTGACCAGCGGGTGGGCACGTTCATGTGGAACAACGCCGAACACCTCGTCGCGTACCTCGCCCTGCCGTCGATGGGCGCCGTCCTGCATACCCTCAACATCCGGCTGTTCCCCGAGCAGATCGCGTTTGTCGCCAACGAAGCCGAAGACCAGGTGGTGCTGGTCGACGCGTCACTGGTCAAACTGCTCGCGCCCGTGCTGCCCGACCTGGAGACCGTGCACACGGTGATCGTGGTCGGCGATGACGAAGACGCCCGAGTTCTGCATGAATCGGGCAAGACCGTGCTGCGTTACGCCGACGTCCTCGAGGGCGAGTCCACCAAGTTCGACTGGCCGCACATCGACGAGAACTCCGCGGCTGCGATGTGCTACACCAGCGGCACCACCGGAAACCCGAAAGGCGTGGTCTACAGCCACCGTTCGAGCTTCCTGCACACCATGGGCGCGTGTACGACCAACGGCATCGGCGTGGGCGCCACCGACGGCGTGCTGCCGATCGTGCCGATGTTTCACGCCAACGCCTGGGGTCTGCCGTACGCGGCGCTGATGGCGGGCGCCGACCTCGTGCTGCCCGACTGTCACCTGGACCCCGAGTCGCTAGTTCGGCTGGTCGAGGACCTGCGGCCCACCGTGACCGGGGCGGTGCCGACCATCTGGAACGGTGTCCTGCATTACCTCGAGGAGGACCCCGACCACGACATGTCGTCGCTGCGGCTGGTGGTCTGTGGCGGCTCGGCCGTGCCGGTGTCGCTGATGCGCACCTTCGAGGAAAAACACGGCGTCCAGATCCGCCAGCTGTGGGGCATGACGGAGACGTCGCCGCTGGCCACCATGGCGTGGCCCCCACCGGGCACCCCGGAGGACCAGCATTGGGCCTTCCGCGGCACGCAGGGGCAGCCGGTCTGCGGGGTCGAGATGCGCATCGTCGACGACGACGGTCAGGTGCTGCCCAACGACGGCAACGCCGTCGGTGAGGTCGAGGTGCGCGGACCCTGGATCGCCGGCTCCTACTACCTGGGCCGCGACGAATCGAAGTTCGACTCCGGCTGGCTGCGCACCGGGGACGTCGGCCGCATCGACGAGCGGGGATTCGTCACCCTGACCGACCGTGCTAAGGACGTCATCAAATCCGGTGGGGAATGGATCTCCTCGGTCGAGCTGGAGAACTTCTTGATCGGCCACCCGGAGGTGCTCGAGGCCGCCGTCGTCGGCGTACCCGACGAGCGGTGGGAGGAACGACCGCTGGCGGTCATCGTGCCCAAGCATTCGTCGGTGAGCGCCGAGGACCTGCGAAAGTTCCTCGCGGACAAGGTGGTTCGGTGGTGGCTACCCGAACGGTGGACTTTCGTCGATGAGATTCCGCGCACCAGCGTGGGCAAGTACGACAAGAAGGCCATCCGGGCGCGGTATGCCGAGCACGGCTATTGGGTGGTCGAAGCCCGGGACTGA
- a CDS encoding SRPBCC family protein, producing MAHSLVVDQSVVTPVAVQDAFGRTLPIPLPTLFHRWYGPFPPIAEVREQTGAWDAAGQTRIVHLAGGASMREELTSVEEPRSFGYRLSEITGPMALLVDHIIGEWIFTPAAAGTEITWRWDIRPRSALTAWMLPLLGRMWKGYARRALRDLSALLMA from the coding sequence GTGGCACATTCGCTCGTCGTCGATCAATCCGTCGTCACCCCGGTCGCGGTGCAGGATGCGTTCGGCCGCACCCTGCCGATTCCGCTTCCGACGCTGTTTCACCGCTGGTACGGACCGTTCCCGCCGATCGCGGAAGTCCGCGAGCAGACCGGCGCCTGGGACGCGGCGGGCCAAACCCGCATCGTGCACCTGGCCGGCGGCGCCAGCATGCGCGAGGAACTGACCAGCGTCGAGGAGCCCCGGTCATTCGGCTACCGGCTCTCCGAAATCACCGGCCCGATGGCGCTGCTGGTCGACCACATCATCGGCGAATGGATCTTCACGCCCGCCGCGGCCGGCACCGAGATCACCTGGCGCTGGGACATCCGCCCGAGGTCGGCGCTGACGGCCTGGATGCTGCCGCTGCTGGGCAGGATGTGGAAGGGCTACGCGCGGCGGGCGCTGCGTGACCTGTCGGCCCTGCTGATGGCCTGA
- a CDS encoding class II glutamine amidotransferase yields the protein MCRLFGLHAGHRACTATFWLLDAPDSLSQQSRRNPDGTGLGIFDEHGRPHLDKEPIAAWQDAKFATEAHQMTGTTVIAHVRYATTGSLDVRNTHPFLQDGRIFAHNGVLEGLDILDERLREVGTDDLVLGDTDSERVFALITASVRARDGDITAGLVDAVRWLAEHVPIYAVNVLLSTATDMWALRYPATHELYILDRSDVGIAHDPEFDLRTLRIHARSEHLYTRPSVIFATERMDDEARWRLLEPGELVHVDAGLRVTRSLVLPDPPKRLLRRTDLSAPVQDSQHALPSTRRPA from the coding sequence ATGTGCCGACTCTTTGGCCTGCACGCCGGGCATCGCGCGTGCACCGCGACCTTTTGGCTGCTGGATGCGCCGGACAGCCTGTCCCAGCAGAGCAGGAGAAATCCGGACGGCACCGGCCTGGGCATCTTCGACGAACACGGCCGACCGCACCTGGACAAGGAGCCGATCGCGGCCTGGCAGGACGCGAAATTCGCGACCGAGGCGCATCAGATGACCGGCACGACCGTCATCGCCCATGTCCGCTACGCGACCACCGGATCGCTCGACGTCCGCAACACCCACCCGTTTCTGCAGGACGGGCGGATCTTCGCGCACAACGGTGTCCTCGAGGGATTGGACATCCTCGACGAGCGGCTGCGTGAGGTCGGCACCGACGATTTGGTGTTGGGCGACACCGACTCCGAACGCGTCTTCGCGTTGATCACCGCCTCGGTCCGGGCGCGCGACGGCGATATCACGGCCGGCCTCGTCGACGCCGTGCGATGGCTCGCCGAGCACGTCCCGATCTATGCGGTCAACGTGCTGCTGAGCACGGCCACCGACATGTGGGCGCTGCGCTACCCGGCCACCCACGAGCTCTACATCCTGGACCGCTCCGATGTCGGGATCGCGCACGATCCCGAATTCGACTTGCGCACCTTGCGAATTCACGCGCGCTCCGAGCATCTGTACACCCGGCCGTCAGTGATCTTCGCCACCGAACGCATGGACGACGAGGCGCGCTGGCGCCTGCTTGAGCCCGGCGAACTGGTTCACGTCGACGCCGGGCTACGCGTCACCCGCAGTCTGGTGCTGCCCGACCCGCCCAAGCGTCTGCTGCGCCGCACGGATCTGAGCGCGCCGGTGCAGGACTCCCAGCACGCCCTGCCGAGCACCCGACGGCCGGCCTGA
- a CDS encoding patatin-like phospholipase family protein, with amino-acid sequence MTTKRALVLAGGGIAGIAWETGILRGIADESPTAARLLAESDVLVGTSAGSAVAAQLSSGHSLDELFDRQVSASSAEIDSGVDIETITELFLTALAEPYEESLDRTRQQMQRIGAVALATKTVPAPVRRDVIARRLPSHDWPDRELRLTAIDVATGELTVFDRDSGVDLVDAVAASCAVPGAWPPVTIAGRHYMDGGVASSVNLVVAADCDTAVVLVPSGVDTPSPFGAGPAAEVSAFAGAALAVFADGDSLAAFGPNALDPGCRIPSAMAGREQGRREAAAIARFLGV; translated from the coding sequence GTGACAACCAAACGCGCCCTGGTGCTGGCTGGTGGAGGGATAGCGGGAATCGCCTGGGAGACAGGTATTCTGCGCGGTATCGCAGACGAGTCGCCGACCGCGGCCCGGCTGTTGGCCGAGTCGGACGTGCTGGTCGGGACCTCGGCAGGTTCGGCGGTGGCCGCGCAGCTCAGCAGCGGCCACTCCCTGGACGAGCTGTTCGACCGGCAGGTCTCCGCGTCATCCGCCGAGATCGATTCCGGAGTCGACATCGAGACCATCACCGAACTGTTTCTGACCGCCCTGGCGGAGCCGTACGAGGAGTCGCTGGACAGGACCCGGCAGCAGATGCAGCGGATCGGTGCCGTGGCGCTCGCGACCAAAACCGTTCCCGCGCCGGTGCGCCGCGACGTCATCGCGCGGCGGTTGCCGTCGCACGACTGGCCGGACCGGGAGCTGCGGCTCACCGCGATCGATGTCGCCACCGGCGAATTGACCGTTTTCGACCGCGACTCCGGCGTCGACCTCGTCGATGCCGTGGCCGCCAGTTGCGCGGTACCCGGGGCGTGGCCACCGGTGACGATCGCGGGCCGCCACTACATGGACGGCGGGGTCGCCAGTTCGGTCAATCTCGTGGTGGCCGCCGACTGCGATACGGCGGTGGTGCTGGTGCCCTCGGGCGTGGACACGCCGTCGCCGTTCGGTGCCGGGCCGGCCGCCGAGGTCTCGGCGTTCGCGGGCGCGGCGCTCGCCGTGTTCGCCGACGGCGATTCGTTGGCCGCCTTCGGGCCCAATGCGCTGGATCCGGGCTGTCGCATCCCGTCGGCGATGGCCGGCCGCGAGCAGGGCCGTCGCGAAGCCGCGGCCATCGCACGCTTCCTGGGCGTGTGA
- a CDS encoding patatin-like phospholipase family protein encodes MPDERRSEPTRVALALGSGGARGYAHIGVIEALAARGYEIVGISGSSMGALVGGLQAAGRLDEFTDWAKSLTQRTILRLLDPSISAAGVMRAGKILDAVRDILGPVAIEELPIPYTAVATDLLAGKSVWFQRGPLDEAIRASIAIPGVIAPHAVEGRLLADGGILDPLPMAPLAAVNADLIIAVSLSGSEAITTREPEPGATVEWLTRMLRSTSALLDTAAARSLLDRPTARALLSRLGGPAGESDSWSDLQDDEQPAAGDEAGELPGAGTEVPRLGSFEVMNRTIDIAQAALARHTLAVYPPDLLIEVPRSTCRALEFHRAAEVITAGRALAHEALEALEVQGAQDVPPAIER; translated from the coding sequence GTGCCTGACGAACGTCGATCAGAACCGACTCGGGTGGCACTCGCGCTCGGCAGCGGTGGCGCCCGCGGCTACGCCCACATCGGGGTGATCGAGGCCCTGGCGGCGCGCGGCTACGAGATCGTCGGCATCTCCGGGTCATCGATGGGCGCGCTGGTCGGCGGCCTGCAGGCGGCCGGACGGCTCGACGAGTTCACCGATTGGGCCAAGTCGCTCACCCAGCGCACCATCCTGCGGCTGCTCGACCCGTCCATCAGCGCTGCCGGCGTGATGCGGGCCGGCAAGATCCTGGACGCGGTGCGCGACATCCTGGGCCCGGTCGCCATCGAGGAACTGCCGATCCCCTACACGGCGGTGGCCACCGACCTGCTGGCGGGCAAGTCGGTGTGGTTTCAGCGCGGCCCCCTCGACGAGGCGATCCGCGCCTCCATCGCCATCCCCGGCGTGATCGCCCCCCACGCGGTAGAGGGGCGGCTGCTCGCCGACGGCGGCATCCTGGATCCGCTACCGATGGCCCCGCTCGCCGCGGTCAACGCCGACCTGATCATCGCGGTGAGCCTGTCCGGCAGCGAGGCGATCACCACCCGCGAACCGGAGCCGGGCGCCACCGTCGAGTGGTTGACCCGCATGCTGCGGAGCACCTCCGCGCTGCTCGACACGGCCGCCGCCCGGTCGTTGCTCGATCGGCCGACCGCGCGGGCATTGCTGAGCAGATTGGGCGGCCCGGCTGGTGAGTCGGACAGCTGGTCGGACCTCCAGGACGACGAGCAGCCGGCGGCCGGTGACGAGGCCGGCGAACTGCCCGGTGCGGGAACCGAGGTGCCGAGGCTGGGCAGTTTCGAGGTGATGAACCGGACCATCGACATCGCCCAGGCCGCGCTGGCGCGCCACACCCTGGCCGTCTACCCGCCCGACCTGCTCATCGAGGTCCCACGTTCGACGTGCCGGGCCCTGGAATTCCACCGGGCGGCGGAGGTGATCACCGCCGGCCGGGCGCTGGCGCACGAGGCGTTGGAGGCGCTGGAAGTCCAGGGCGCCCAGGACGTCCCGCCCGCGATCGAGCGCTGA
- a CDS encoding lipoprotein LpqV, whose protein sequence is MRWCGDRSRRWGAVVVAVVVTAVTACSQGAHGGAPASPPARQSGIPDGPGSAPAGSVGLSPAGVTTRVDVPADSTEEEYYQACHAAKEWMDAQPKSDASLFEPYLSMLQASPSGTAGSWNAPWSKLTPARQAAVIVAARAAAGNECG, encoded by the coding sequence GTGCGTTGGTGCGGTGATCGGTCCCGGCGGTGGGGCGCGGTTGTTGTCGCGGTCGTGGTGACGGCGGTTACCGCGTGCTCGCAGGGCGCCCACGGCGGTGCGCCCGCGTCCCCGCCGGCGCGGCAGTCCGGCATCCCCGACGGTCCGGGGTCGGCGCCGGCGGGCTCCGTCGGCCTGTCCCCCGCCGGCGTGACGACCAGGGTCGATGTCCCCGCGGATTCGACCGAAGAGGAGTACTACCAGGCCTGTCACGCCGCGAAAGAGTGGATGGACGCCCAGCCCAAGAGCGACGCGTCGCTGTTCGAGCCCTATTTGTCGATGCTTCAGGCCTCGCCGTCGGGCACCGCGGGCAGCTGGAACGCCCCCTGGTCGAAGCTGACCCCGGCCCGGCAGGCGGCCGTGATCGTCGCCGCGCGCGCGGCCGCCGGCAACGAATGCGGGTAG
- a CDS encoding cupin domain-containing protein, producing the protein MSVPVATAAAPRPRTLSVPSAGPTRLRVPDLLHATDRAADDVLSGRRDHLLPEGGIPESRRWFTRIHGDEELDVWLISWVPGHPTELHDHGGSLGALTVISGSLNEYRWDGRALRRRRLDAGDQAGFPLGWVHDVVWAPRPVTVPVTLPAAASASSGPVRPTLSVHAYSPPLTAMSYYDITDRKTLRRNRTELTDQPEGSL; encoded by the coding sequence ATGTCTGTGCCCGTCGCCACCGCGGCTGCCCCGCGCCCGCGAACCCTTTCCGTCCCGTCCGCCGGCCCCACCCGGCTGCGAGTGCCCGATCTGCTCCACGCCACCGACCGGGCCGCCGACGATGTGCTCAGCGGACGCCGCGACCACCTGTTGCCCGAGGGCGGCATACCCGAGTCGCGGCGCTGGTTCACCCGCATCCACGGCGACGAGGAACTCGACGTCTGGCTGATCAGCTGGGTGCCCGGCCACCCGACCGAATTGCACGACCACGGCGGGTCGCTGGGCGCGTTGACCGTCATCTCCGGATCGCTGAACGAATACCGTTGGGACGGCAGAGCTTTGCGACGCCGTCGGCTCGACGCCGGCGATCAGGCCGGGTTTCCACTGGGCTGGGTGCACGACGTGGTGTGGGCGCCCCGGCCCGTCACCGTGCCCGTGACACTGCCCGCCGCGGCGAGCGCCAGCTCGGGGCCGGTGCGGCCGACGTTGAGCGTGCATGCCTACTCGCCGCCCCTGACCGCGATGTCGTACTACGACATCACCGACCGTAAGACGTTGCGCCGCAACCGAACCGAACTGACCGACCAGCCGGAAGGATCGCTATGA
- a CDS encoding rhodanese-like domain-containing protein: MSRINVVVRSARRRYRRLPAAEVPDALRRGAVLVDIRPEAQRFREGEVPSALVIERNVLEWRCDPTSEARLPQAVGDDVEWVILCSEGYTSSLAAAALLDIGLHRATDVIGGYHALAGAGVLSELAGGRVDPVFADTGGTARRWL, encoded by the coding sequence ATGAGCCGCATCAACGTCGTCGTGAGATCCGCCCGGCGCCGGTATCGCCGCCTGCCCGCCGCCGAAGTGCCCGACGCGCTGCGGCGCGGCGCGGTGCTGGTCGACATCCGGCCGGAGGCCCAGCGCTTTCGTGAGGGCGAGGTGCCTTCGGCGCTGGTGATCGAACGCAACGTCCTGGAGTGGCGCTGCGATCCCACCAGCGAGGCCAGGCTGCCCCAGGCCGTCGGCGACGACGTCGAATGGGTGATCCTGTGTTCTGAGGGCTATACGTCCAGCCTGGCCGCGGCCGCGCTGCTGGACATCGGCCTGCACCGCGCCACCGACGTCATCGGCGGCTACCACGCGCTCGCCGGCGCCGGCGTGCTGAGCGAGCTGGCCGGGGGCCGGGTCGATCCGGTGTTCGCGGACACCGGCGGCACCGCGCGCCGCTGGCTCTGA